A window of the Comamonas sp. Y33R10-2 genome harbors these coding sequences:
- a CDS encoding sensor domain-containing diguanylate cyclase: MTKPTSSIRGSTSLKLSLILPFVALIALLTSALGMLWYWTGSNTVSALSEQVMEEKVERIALIVDRHLYSSSAVLEAAFPSGQPVDDDISSHTQSLISRLWVATSLHTQPNDYVYYGNVAGQSIALKRLQPQLGQLRLKTQAGDHRSYYKLTGINAEPVIEYTENTLFDPRQRPWFKLAAQTEGSIWTPVYIDFSAQDLVLTRAQRILSPQGQLQGVVATDISLKALNSFIAKLHLSEHGRAFIIEADGSLIAATGMANILLQPDGKMERMSAANSQDPLIQAVYEKIQGVFHASIPDDSPHTGVLEDAVHNKIRIAYRRLSNGAGQDWLAVIAVPHKDMLAGVYRHMMLVGGLGLLALIVAVFIGTRIFGAVANDMRSLTRAVRRVGQGEIDTPIEVQRRDEIGELAQNFHRMRHSLFTDPLTGASNRSALQHILSTLTRPLPGQATAAPFTLLFVDLNRFKPLNDRWGHDNGDLALAEVTLRMRNLLRPDDVVARLGGDEFIIILRGVFDEEQIQAVRLKIDLALQQPLITLQGLPEGELVTVGASVGQAVYPRDAQDSQTLLKMADQDMYRNKGPSVR; encoded by the coding sequence GTGACTAAACCCACTTCATCTATTCGCGGCTCCACATCGCTCAAGCTCTCACTCATCTTGCCTTTTGTGGCGCTTATTGCGCTGCTGACATCGGCGCTGGGTATGCTTTGGTATTGGACAGGTAGCAACACAGTCTCCGCCCTGTCCGAGCAGGTGATGGAAGAAAAGGTCGAGCGCATCGCCCTCATCGTGGACCGGCATTTGTACAGTTCAAGCGCCGTGCTTGAGGCCGCTTTTCCCAGCGGTCAGCCAGTTGATGACGACATCAGCTCACATACTCAGTCTCTGATCTCGCGCCTATGGGTGGCCACTTCGCTACACACCCAGCCCAATGACTATGTGTATTACGGCAACGTAGCCGGTCAAAGCATTGCCCTCAAGCGCCTGCAGCCACAGCTAGGGCAGCTAAGACTTAAAACGCAGGCCGGCGATCACCGCAGCTATTACAAGCTCACAGGTATTAACGCCGAACCTGTCATCGAATACACCGAGAACACACTTTTTGATCCACGCCAGCGCCCTTGGTTCAAGCTGGCCGCACAGACCGAAGGCTCCATCTGGACGCCGGTTTACATCGACTTCAGCGCGCAAGATCTGGTGCTGACCCGCGCCCAGCGCATTCTCTCGCCCCAAGGCCAACTTCAAGGCGTGGTGGCAACCGACATCTCACTCAAAGCCCTCAACAGCTTTATCGCCAAACTCCACCTCAGCGAACATGGCCGCGCCTTCATCATCGAAGCGGATGGCTCCCTGATTGCCGCGACCGGCATGGCAAACATCCTTTTGCAGCCCGACGGCAAGATGGAAAGAATGAGCGCGGCGAACAGCCAAGACCCGTTGATTCAGGCTGTTTACGAAAAAATTCAGGGTGTCTTTCACGCAAGCATCCCCGACGACAGCCCTCACACAGGGGTGCTTGAAGACGCCGTTCACAACAAAATACGCATCGCCTACCGCCGCCTGAGCAATGGTGCCGGTCAAGACTGGCTCGCCGTGATTGCTGTGCCGCATAAAGACATGTTGGCCGGCGTCTACCGCCACATGATGCTGGTGGGCGGGCTGGGGCTACTGGCGCTGATAGTGGCGGTCTTCATCGGCACGCGCATTTTTGGCGCCGTCGCCAACGATATGCGCTCGCTCACCCGCGCTGTGCGCCGCGTCGGTCAAGGTGAAATCGATACTCCGATTGAAGTGCAGCGCCGCGACGAGATTGGCGAGCTGGCCCAAAACTTTCATCGCATGCGCCACAGCCTGTTCACCGACCCGCTGACAGGTGCCAGCAACCGCAGCGCGCTGCAGCATATTTTGAGCACGCTCACCCGCCCTCTACCCGGTCAAGCAACTGCCGCTCCGTTCACTTTGCTGTTTGTGGACTTGAACCGTTTCAAGCCGCTCAACGACCGCTGGGGCCACGACAACGGGGACTTGGCCTTGGCCGAAGTTACGCTGCGCATGCGCAACCTGCTGCGCCCTGACGATGTGGTGGCCCGCCTCGGCGGCGATGAATTCATCATCATCTTGCGCGGCGTTTTTGATGAAGAGCAAATTCAGGCCGTGCGCCTGAAGATTGACCTTGCGCTGCAGCAGCCCCTGATCACGCTGCAAGGCCTGCCCGAAGGCGAGCTAGTCACCGTAGGCGCATCCGTGGGTCAAGCCGTTTACCCGCGCGATGCACAAGACTCGCAAACCTTGCTCAAAATGGCGGATCAAGACATGTACCGCAACAAAGGGCCATCGGTACGCTGA